Genomic DNA from Candidatus Sphingomonas phytovorans:
ACTCTGGAGGTCGCCGCCAAGCGGTATCAGCTGATCGAGGGTAGCGGACGCCGTCCAGCGGGGTGTCTGGGGAATGGAGTCGCCCGCGACCGCGCCGATGTACGCGGTCACGCCGGGATCGACTTTGGTCAGCCGCGAATTGGTATAGCCGAGATTGGCGGCGGCGGTGAGCGTCTTGGTCGGCCGTACGGCCATTTGTGCTTCGAAGCCGTCCACCTTCGCCTTGCCTGCATTGGCCAACAACTGCGAGCTGTTGAAGATGGTGTAAAGCTGGATGTTGTTCCAGTCGATGTGGTAGACAGAGGCTTCGAGGCTGAGCTTCCTGTCGAGAAAATCACCCTTGAATCCAACCTCATAGTTCCAGACGGTGTCGGGGTTGATCCTTGTCTGAGCGCCGGGAGGCACGATGGCTGCCACCTGCGGGCCGCCCGGGCGATAACCGCTCGCCGCGCGCGCGAAGAAGCTGAGGGTCGGAGTCGCCCGCCAGCGCAGTGTCGCGAGATACGTCAGCTGGTCATGGCTCGAGTGAACGGGTGGCAGCTTTACCGGCCCGCCCAGAAATGCCGTATAATACACACCGCCATAGGAGGCGTTGAAGTCCTCGGTGCTGCGCGCGAAACGCAGCCCGCCGGTAACATCGAGATTGTCCGCCAGATAGACAGTCAGATTGCCGAAGGTGGAAACCTCTTCATAGGTGTCGTTGACCGGAATCGATATGATCGTGCCCAGGGGCTCGGGCAGTTGCGCATTTGTCGCCTTGTCGCGCGCAACGATATCGGTTGGCGAGGCAATGCGCTCATGCGTGTAGAAGCCACCCGCGACAAACTCGATGCCGCCCAGCCGCCTGGACACGAACCGCAGCTCCCCGGTCTTCTTGACCGCGGGGATGGTCGATATGACCGCGGCGCCGGTGTTTGCCGGATAGACATACCCTGCCGAGGCAAACACGGGAAAAAAGGCCGAATAGGTCGAGGTCACGTCGACCTCGGTCTGCAATTTGCTCTCGAGGTAAGCACCGGTCGCGATGATCTGGCCAAGGTCGGTGTTGTATCTGCCGGTGACCGACGCCAGCCGGTAGCGGACCCGGGTCGGCGCGTCGAAGAAATTGCTGTATCGGCGCTCGCCGTCCAGCGGCGCAAGCGTGCCGGCCACATCGGTTTCGAGCGCGGGGCCACGCGTATCGATATCCTGGAGCTGGCCGACGACGTCGAAGGTCAATCGGTCGGTCGGCGTCCAGCGAAGAGCAAGGCGACCGCCCTGGTAACGGCTTCGGTTGACGTTGTCGGTGCCCGTGCCGATGTTGTCGACATAGCCGGGCGCTTCCCGGTAGAAGCCGGTCGCACGAAGGGCCAGACGGTCGGTTACGAGCGGCACATTGAGCGTCGCACTGGTGGAATAGCCGACACCGCCCCCGTCGATCGCGGTCATCTCGGCCCGGGCGCTACCTGAAAATCCCGAGGCATCGGGACTCTTCGATACGAGCCGGATGACGCCGCCAAGGCTCGAAGCGCCGTAAAGCGTCCCCTGAGGCCCCTTCAGCACTTCGATCCGCTCGATATCGGTCAGTTCAGGGTCCGGCGCGATGAAGGCGCCACCACCGTTGGCCGAGCTCGCGGTGAAAGGTACGTCATCGATATAATAGACCGTCGTCGCTGATTGCTGAAGGCCGCCGGTGGTCAGACCGCGGATGAAGATCTTGCCATAACCGGGGCTGGCACTGTCCTGTACGGTCAGCCCTGGCGTCAGCGTCGCATAGTCGCGAACCGACTGGACACCCAGATTGGCGAGCGTGTCGCCGCCGAGTACGGTGATCGCCGACGGCACGTCGCGCAGCTTCTGCTCGCGCTTGCTCGCGGTTACCACGATTTCACCCTGGCTCGCCTCGACAGGATCCGCATCCGGCGCCGCCGCCGGCTGCGGAGATGCTTCCGACTGCGCTGCGGCTTCCGTCGTCATCAGGCATAAGGCCAGCAAGCTCGCCGACATAAGGCAGATCGATTTGGCCCGCATGCGCATTGATCTTCATCCCCCCCTTGTTCACCGGCACTTTTCCTGTGCCGGCATTCGCTATCCCTCTCCTTGACCAGCGACAGGCCCGGGAACGATGCGTTGATCGGCAACCTAGTCGATGGCCGGCGGCATAGCTTTTCCGAACCGCCAAAAGAGCTTCGAGCGCCGCCAGATCGCTCGCGGTCGTTGCGGGAGGCGATATCCCTTGCCAACATGGCAATACCGACGGTCGGGCGAGCAGCACGAACGCGAAGGGAATGGGCAGTGGGACGATCAACATGCTGGCGCGGGAAGATATGACCGGTCGCCTTGACGCGGACGGCCAGCCTGCACAGACTTCTGCGATGGCCGTATTTCCTGACAGTGGCGTTCGGCCGCGTTCGCACGCGGTTCCGATGCGGCGTTTTCCGCGTCCGGCGAAGGACGCCGCACAGATGTCGGTGCGATATGCTGTCGCGGACTACGCTGTCGACCAGATCCAGGATCTCAATCAGCTGGTCTCCGCGTTCGAGCCACTGAGCGACAGTCACTACCGCTGGCACATGAAAGAACCATTCGGGAGCGGCCGCTACGAATTTTGCGCCCTGGCCGACGGGTTTTTCGTCACCTTCGCGGAGACGGAATATCATACGCCCCAGGCGACATATTTCTCCTCGCCCGATAGCCTGCACATCTATCTCGCCAGCAGTGGCGATGGCGAATATGTGCCGGTCGATGGCGAGCCCCTGAGCTTCGAGGCGCCAAGCACGGTTTTCATCGTCGAGCCGGCCCACCAGCCTCTCGCCGAGGTCACGCTCGCGGGCTTCACACGCTATATCTACATCGTCGTGCATCGCGAGGTGCTCAAAACGCTTTACGCGGGAAGCGCGCACGAGTTGCCCCCGCTGCTGCAAGCGTTCCTGGACGGCGATCTGCAGCGGACGTCAGGGCGCGCCTTGCCTCTGAGCGCGGTCATGCTGCGTTGCCTGGAAGATGTTCAGACCTGTCCCCTCGATGGGCGTCGCCGCCGGCTGTTCCTGCAATCGAAAGCGCTGGAAATCATCTGTCAGGCGCTTGAAGCATTCGACCAGAGCGAGTGCTTCAGGTCGGCCGAGACCACGAAGCTGATCGCAAGGGGCGTGGTGAAAGCGCAGCGGTTTCTAGAGGCAAACTATGTCACGCCACCTTCGCTCGATGAACTCGCGGTTGAAGTGGGCCTGAGCCGCAGCGCCTTGTGCACGGGTTTCCGCCAGATCCTGGGCCAGTCGGTTTTCGACTATGTTCAGGACCTGCGCATGCAGCGGGCGCTGGCGCTGCTCAGCGAGGGTGATGATCCCATTACCCAGATTGCATATGCCGTCGGGTATAATCGCTCTTCGAGCTTCTCGGTCGCGGTGCATCGCCATTTCGGCACGACGCCATCCAAGCTCCGTCGGCGAGGCACCTCCTTCCATCCCCGATAGGGCCTCGGCGTGCAAGCTTTCACCGCCCTCTTCAGCCGCTGTCGAATGACGCGACCGGGCGCTTTTCCGCCGGGTGGCCTGAGCCAGCGTGGCGGACAGCGGACACTCAGCGAAACGTTACAGACAGTTACCGCTTCTCCCTGGATTTCCGCTTGGCATCAGGTGCGAACGGGTCCCTGGGTATCTGGTCGGAACGACCCTTTTCTCGTGCACCAGCCACTGCCTTGGCCGCGTACATGCCGACACAACGGCGCAGCTCGGCAACTGCCGCGCCACTCCCCTCCAGGCTCAACTGCTCTACCGGCACGTCGCCCCGAGAGATATGGAGAGCCTTGGATGCTGCGAAATAGTCAGGGAATTTTGTTTCGAAATTCGTGACGAAGCCCTTTTTTCCGTCGGACTCAATTCCGACCACCTGCTGCCTGGAATAGCCGCCACTGGAGAGCCGAAAATTCAATTTCAGCCGGTCCATCTGCTTGATCGACCAGTTGTCATTCAGAACCGAGAGACGGTTGCTGCCATCGATATCGAGGCCGAGAAGAAGGGTCGTTCCCCCTGCTCCTTCATACGTCCTGGTCAGGAAACAGCCTCTTTTGTCTTTGCTCGCCGCCACCGTCCAGCCTTCGACATCCCGCATGGCATATGCCTGGGCTGATGCATGAGCGCTCGCGAGCAGCCCCGCGGAGAGAGTGACCGAAATGAATGTCCACCGGACAGCTACCCGAACCCAAGCATGGACCAGTTCACGCATTCGGCACCTGATTCTCCACGGGGACTTCGTCCGACAGCGGCCATTTGGCCAGGAACGCGACACGACGGCGGAGGCTCCGCAGCCGATTGGACAATGACCGCTTCGGGTCGAGTCAGCAACTGACCCGAGCGACGAAAACTGGCGCGCGCAACTGCCGGTCGGTTAGCGAACCTGGCTTCTGCCATCATGACCTCTATGGTCACGGGCGGGCCAATTTGGAGCGAGTGATGAGCAATCCGTCAAAGGCGTGGGATGGAGAACTGGTCCGGACATGGCTGGAGCGCCGGTTCACCGCATCGAAGCTGGACCAGGCGGCGGCGGACAGGCGCGGGTACGAGGCACAGGATGAGTATGACAAGGCCGCCGCCGAGGAATGGGTTTGCCGCGCGCTTCAGGCGGCGGATTGTACAAACGAGCAGGCCACATTCGCCAAGCGCATCAAGGAACTGATCGACCTAGAAGAATATCGGGCGACGGGTATCTATGACGATACGCGTTTCGAGCGGCATGTTCGCGGCCAACTCAGGAAACTGGCCAAGATGACCAAGGCGAATGAGGGGTTCGAGAAGACGCTGCGCTATCAGTGAATGCGACACGGCTGAGCTTGTTGGCTTCGACGGGTCAATTTGATCAACCGCCAAATTTGACCCCATATTCTCAGCACGACCGAAGGTCAGTTTTCAGGATTTGCGAAATTGGCTGTTGAGGGCCGAAAAGAGGCGCGCAGCGTCCGACGAAGCCATGGGAAAGACACCGACGTCAGGCTAGCGGACAAGCCTAGCGGAAAACGAGATAGGCGATGCCGCTGATCGACAGAGCGACCGCGCTGGCCAAACAAAGAAGGCCAAACCCACAGCGTTGCAGCGCCGGATCGTAGCGCTCCATGACCTCTCCTCCAGCAGCCTTGGACGCTGCCGATGAGGAAAGGCTATCACACTATCCCGATCGCGCAAGAGTCTGCCTTGTCCATGTCTTCGCTGTCGACCGACAAGGACAGCCGATCGAGCAAATCGTCCAACGATTTTCGTTCTTCATCGCTCAGGACGCCAAATATCCGCTCGGTCAATTCGAGTCGAAGCGGCTCGGTCGCCTTGATCGCACGCGTTCCCGTTTCGGTGAGCGACACGATCTTGGCGCGGCGATCGCTTGGATCGGGATCGCGACGCACCAGCCCGTCGCGCTCAAGCCCGTCGAGCCCCTCGGTCACGGTACGCGGTGCAAGCCCCAGCAGGTCGGCGATGTCGGTCGCGCGCGAAGGGCCTTCCTTTTGCAGATATAACAGGAACTTGGTCCGCGCGAGCGACGCCCCGCACTCGGCCATGCGCCGGTCTAGCAAGCGATGCATGCGAAAGAACAGCTTACCGAATTTGGAAGCGAGGGCGTCTAGTTCGGGCATTTAGTGAGGGTCCTCAAAATATGGTATTGCCTTATGCTGCAGCCGCGAGCAAAGGCAAGGCGCGATTTGCTTGTACGAGGATGAGAGAGTCGATGTCCGCCGACGAAACGCCCCAATCAGCCGAAGACAAGGACAGGGCCGAGCGGCCGTCCCCGCTGCGCAATCCCCGCACCCGCTTGATCCTAATCGTCATCGTCGTTGCGGTCCTGCTCGCCGGTGGCCTGTGGTATTGGCGCTATGAAACCCGTGGCAGATATATGCAGAGCACCAACGATGCCTATGTCCAGGCCGACGCGGTGGTGGTTTCGCCCAAGGTCGGTGGCTATGTCGCCGAGTTGTTCGTTGCCAACAACCAGCAAGTGAAAGTCGGCCAGCCGCTGCTCCGCATCGACTCGCGCGACTATCAGGCGCAGACCGCACAATACCAGGCGCAGATCGACGTCGCGACGGCCAATGCCCAGGGCGTGCGCGCGCAGATCAGTGAACAGCACGCAGGGATCGACCAGGCGCGCGCCCAGCTCGCCCAGGCGCAAAGCGCGTTGCAGTTCGCCCATGGCCAGGTCGCGCGCTACGCCCCCCTCGCCAGCACCGGCGCGGAAACGGGCGAGAAGCTCGCCCAGTTACGCGATCAGGAAAAGCAGGCGGCGGCGCAGGTCGCCTCCGCGCAGGCCGCATTGACCAGCGCAGAGCGGCGGATCGGGACCTTGCAGAGCCAGATCGGCCAGGCCCTGTCGCAAGGCAAGGCGGCCGAGGCGCAGCTCGATGCCGCCAAGGTCAATCTCGGCGCGACGGTCATCCGCGCGAGCATCGATGGTCGCGTCGGCGACAAGTCGGTGCAGCTCGGCCAGTTCGTCCAGCCGGGCGTGCGCCTGATGTCGGTGGTGCCGGTCGACAAGCTCTATGTCGAGGCCAACTTCAAGGAGACTCAGGTCGGGCTGATGCGCGTTGGCCAGCCGGTCAAGGTCAAGGTCGATGCGCTGTCGGGGGTCGAGATCATCGGCCATGTCGAGAGCTTCTCGCCCGGCACCGGCGCGCAATTCTCGCTGATCCCGCCGCAGAACGCGACCGGCAACTTTACCAAGATCGTCCAGCGGGTTCCCGTCCGCATCGCGATCGACGCCGGACCGGAGACGCGCAAGCTGCTGTTGCCGGGCATGTCGGTCGACGTCGAGGTCGATACCGTGTCGGCCAAGGGCGCGCGCCAGCAGATCGAGCGCGAACAGGACGCGTTCAACCGGCGGCAGGGCAAATGACCGCGGCGACCGCCGACGCCCTGCCCGCATCCCAGGCATCGCCCGCGCCGCAGCGCGCCGATCTGGGTGCGTGGCTGGCGGTCGCGGCGGGCAGCCTGGGCGCGCTGATGGCGACGCTCGACATCTCGATCGTCAATTCGTCGCTCCCCACCATCCAGGGCGAAATCGGCGCGAGCAGCACCGAGGGGACATGGATCGCGACGTCCTACCTCGTCGCCGAGATCGTCATCATCCCGCTCAGCGCCTGGCTCGAACGCGTGCTGGGCCTGCGCACCTTCCTGCTGATCGCGACGACGCTGTTCATTGCCTTCTCGATGATGTGCGGCGTGTCGACCAACCTGACCATGATGATCCTCGGTCGCGCCGGACAGGGTTTCACCGGTGGTGCCCTGATCCCGACCGCGATGACGATCATCGCGACGCGCCTACCGCCATCGCAGCAGCCCATCGGCACGGCGATGTTCGGCGTCACCGCGATCCTCGGGCCGGTGCTGGGGCCATTGGTCGGCGGCTGGCTGACCGAGAATATCAGCTGGCACTATGCGTTCTTCATCAACCTGCCGGTCGGCGCCGTGCTGATCTCGTTGCTGATCGTCGGCCTGCCGCACCAGAAGGCACATCTCAGCCAGTTCCGTGAGGCCGACTGGCTGGGCATCGCCGGGCTCGCGCTCGGACTCGGCGGGCTGACCGTCGTGCTGGAGGAAGGACAGCGCGAGCAATGGTTCGAATCCGCGCTGATCATCAAGTTGACCGGGGTAGCGATCCTCGGCTTCCTGCTGTTGCTGGCGGGGCAGATATTTGCGCGGCGGCCGGTCATCCGGTTGCAGCTCCTGCTCGACCGCCAGTTCGGCAGCGTCGCGCTGATGGGCATGGTGCTCGGCATGGTGCTGTACGGCACTTCCTACGCGATCCCGCAATTCGTGGCGGTGGTGGCGAACTACAATGCGCTGCAGGCAGGCCATGTCGTGCTGCTGGCAGGCATCCCCAGCCTGATCCTGATGCCGTTCACCCCGCTGCTGATGAAATATATCGACATCCGCATCGCGGTGACCTTCGGCATGCTCGTCATGGCCTATAGCTGCTGGAACGATTCCGATCTCACCGCGCTGTCGGTTGGCGGCGCTTTCACCGTCGGGCAGCTCCTGCGCGGTGTGGGGACGATCTTCGTGATGCTGTTCCTCAACCAGGCGGCGATCCGGTCGGTACCGCCCGCATTCGCCGGCGATGCTTCGGGCCTGTTCAACGCGGCACGCAATATCGGCGGGTCGGTCGGGCTGGCGATGCTGGCGACCATCCAGGACCAGCGGCTCTGGTTCCATTCGCGCCGGCTTGAGGAAACGCTGTCGGCCAATTCGGTCGCGGTGCAGGATTGGGTTGCCGGCACCGCGCAGTCGATGGGCGGCACCAGTGCCGCGATCCGTTCGATCGAAGGCAACGTCCAGCTCCAGGCGCTGGTCATGACCTATAACGACATCTTCTGGCTGCTGGCACTCGGCATCCTGATCGTCACCCCGCTCGTCCTGTTCCTGCGTCCGTTGCCCAAGGGCGCGCCGATGGCGGCGGCTCACTAGAGGTGATCATGCGGTATCCTGCCCTTCTCCCCCTGATCGCGCTGGTCAGCGCCTGCACCGTCCGTCCGAATTATGCCGGGCCGCCCAAGGTCGGCGCCGCGAACGCCCCTTCCGGCACGTTCGCGCGCGGCAGCACGGCAGTGACCCCGGCAGCGCCAACGCTGGCGCGCTGGTGGGAGTCGCTGGGCGATCCGACCCTCGACGCGATCGAGGAGCGCGCCCTGGCCGACAATCCGAATGCCGCGATCATGGTGGCGCGCGTGCGTCAGGCCCGCGGCACGCTGCGGCAGGAACGCGCGAAGCTGTTGCCCAACGGGTCGGCGAGCGCCTCCTATGTTCATGCGCAGCTACCCGGCGTCGATCTCGGCGGCGAAAACAGCAGCAGTGGCAACAGCACCTCGCTCGACTTCTACAATGCCGGGTTCGACGCGAGCTGGGAGATCGATCTGTTCGGTGGACAGCGGCGATCGACGCAAGCGGCGGGCGCAACGTTGCAGGCCGCCGAAGCGAACGTCGCCGACGCGCAGGTCCAGCTGACCGCCGACGTCGCACAATCCTATATCGCGCTGCGCGATACGCAGGCGCGGCTTGCGATGGTAAGCCGCACCGCCGACCTGCAGCGCCAGATGCTCGATCTTACGCGGCAGCGCCAGGGGCGTGGCGTGGCCTCCGCGCTCGATGTCGAGCGGCTCGAGGGGCAGTTCCGCGCGACCCAGGCCCAGATCGCGCCGATGGAAGCCGATGCCGAGGCCTATATGAACGCGCTCGCCGTGCTGGCCGGGCAGCGGCCGGGCGCGCTCGACGATCTGGTCAAGCAGCCAAATCCGCTCCCCCTGCCCCCGGCCAGCGTCGCGGTGGGCGACCCGGCCGACCTGCTCCAGCGCCGCCCGGATATCCGCGCGGCCGAGCGCCAGCTCGCTTCGGCCACCGCCAAGATCGGCGTGGCCGAAGCGGCGCGCTTTCCCAAGGTCAGCTTCATGGGCCTGATCGGCATCGGCGGCACCAAGCCGGGCGACCTTGCCAACCTCAACGACATCAGCGCCCTGGTGATGCCGCAGATCCAGTGGAATTTCCTCGATTTCGGACGGAACGCGGCGCAGGTCGATCAGGCGAAAGGCGTTCGTGATGAGGCAGAGGCGCGCTATCGCCAGGCGGTGTTGGGCGCACTCAAGGACGCCGAGGACGCCTTGACCCGGTTCGGCCACCAGCGCCAGACGCTGGTCGCCCTGGCCCAGGTCAAGGCATCAGCGGAGCGGGCGGCAACCCTGATGCAGCAGCGTTATCATGCCGGCACCGCGACGCTGATCGACGTGCTCGACGCCGAGCGCCAACGGGCCTCGGCAGAACAGAATCTGGCGGCAGGAACGGCCGAGCTGTCGAACGACTATATAGCCTTGCAGAAGGCGCTTGGCCTGGGCTGGCAGCCGTCTAACAGCTGAGCTCTCACTCGCTCGCACCACCGCGGTGCGACGGGCGACAGTTCGTATTGGGGAGGCAATTTCCCTTGCTGGATCAGGAGAGGAACCGTCCCGGGTCGAATTTTACTTCGACCAGGTCCACTCCGAAGGCGATTTCCGACAGCCGCCTCCGGGTGCACCTGTCCAGGCCCGGCCGCGAACCACCCGCCCCGTTGCGCCGCCGGTCGGCTTTCCATTCCTGAGCGCGAACGCGCCGTTGACGAGCACGTCATCGACGCCAGTCGCGAGTTGCGCCGCGTCGGCGAAGGTCGCGTGATCGCTGATCGTTTTGGGATCGAACACCACGATGTCGGCAAAATAGCCCTTCTTCAGGCGCCCCCGGTCCTTGAGGGACAGGTTGTCAGCTGGAAGGCTCGTCAGTCGACGGATCGCCTCGGTCAGCGAAATGACCCGTTTCTCGCGGACATAATGTCCAAGCAACCGCGCGAAATTCCCATAGGCACGGGGATGATTATGCG
This window encodes:
- a CDS encoding TonB-dependent receptor, whose protein sequence is MTTEAAAQSEASPQPAAAPDADPVEASQGEIVVTASKREQKLRDVPSAITVLGGDTLANLGVQSVRDYATLTPGLTVQDSASPGYGKIFIRGLTTGGLQQSATTVYYIDDVPFTASSANGGGAFIAPDPELTDIERIEVLKGPQGTLYGASSLGGVIRLVSKSPDASGFSGSARAEMTAIDGGGVGYSTSATLNVPLVTDRLALRATGFYREAPGYVDNIGTGTDNVNRSRYQGGRLALRWTPTDRLTFDVVGQLQDIDTRGPALETDVAGTLAPLDGERRYSNFFDAPTRVRYRLASVTGRYNTDLGQIIATGAYLESKLQTEVDVTSTYSAFFPVFASAGYVYPANTGAAVISTIPAVKKTGELRFVSRRLGGIEFVAGGFYTHERIASPTDIVARDKATNAQLPEPLGTIISIPVNDTYEEVSTFGNLTVYLADNLDVTGGLRFARSTEDFNASYGGVYYTAFLGGPVKLPPVHSSHDQLTYLATLRWRATPTLSFFARAASGYRPGGPQVAAIVPPGAQTRINPDTVWNYEVGFKGDFLDRKLSLEASVYHIDWNNIQLYTIFNSSQLLANAGKAKVDGFEAQMAVRPTKTLTAAANLGYTNSRLTKVDPGVTAYIGAVAGDSIPQTPRWTASATLDQLIPLGGDLQSQLGATFRYQSDRFTSFPGSVTDPNLRLPGRTTFDLRAGLSHRNYQLQFRAENVTNRRGIANYTPGVPSFSYLMRPRSFTVSVSTTF
- a CDS encoding AraC family transcriptional regulator, with protein sequence MGSGTINMLAREDMTGRLDADGQPAQTSAMAVFPDSGVRPRSHAVPMRRFPRPAKDAAQMSVRYAVADYAVDQIQDLNQLVSAFEPLSDSHYRWHMKEPFGSGRYEFCALADGFFVTFAETEYHTPQATYFSSPDSLHIYLASSGDGEYVPVDGEPLSFEAPSTVFIVEPAHQPLAEVTLAGFTRYIYIVVHREVLKTLYAGSAHELPPLLQAFLDGDLQRTSGRALPLSAVMLRCLEDVQTCPLDGRRRRLFLQSKALEIICQALEAFDQSECFRSAETTKLIARGVVKAQRFLEANYVTPPSLDELAVEVGLSRSALCTGFRQILGQSVFDYVQDLRMQRALALLSEGDDPITQIAYAVGYNRSSSFSVAVHRHFGTTPSKLRRRGTSFHPR
- a CDS encoding MarR family winged helix-turn-helix transcriptional regulator — encoded protein: MPELDALASKFGKLFFRMHRLLDRRMAECGASLARTKFLLYLQKEGPSRATDIADLLGLAPRTVTEGLDGLERDGLVRRDPDPSDRRAKIVSLTETGTRAIKATEPLRLELTERIFGVLSDEERKSLDDLLDRLSLSVDSEDMDKADSCAIGIV
- a CDS encoding HlyD family secretion protein, whose protein sequence is MSADETPQSAEDKDRAERPSPLRNPRTRLILIVIVVAVLLAGGLWYWRYETRGRYMQSTNDAYVQADAVVVSPKVGGYVAELFVANNQQVKVGQPLLRIDSRDYQAQTAQYQAQIDVATANAQGVRAQISEQHAGIDQARAQLAQAQSALQFAHGQVARYAPLASTGAETGEKLAQLRDQEKQAAAQVASAQAALTSAERRIGTLQSQIGQALSQGKAAEAQLDAAKVNLGATVIRASIDGRVGDKSVQLGQFVQPGVRLMSVVPVDKLYVEANFKETQVGLMRVGQPVKVKVDALSGVEIIGHVESFSPGTGAQFSLIPPQNATGNFTKIVQRVPVRIAIDAGPETRKLLLPGMSVDVEVDTVSAKGARQQIEREQDAFNRRQGK
- a CDS encoding MDR family MFS transporter produces the protein MTAATADALPASQASPAPQRADLGAWLAVAAGSLGALMATLDISIVNSSLPTIQGEIGASSTEGTWIATSYLVAEIVIIPLSAWLERVLGLRTFLLIATTLFIAFSMMCGVSTNLTMMILGRAGQGFTGGALIPTAMTIIATRLPPSQQPIGTAMFGVTAILGPVLGPLVGGWLTENISWHYAFFINLPVGAVLISLLIVGLPHQKAHLSQFREADWLGIAGLALGLGGLTVVLEEGQREQWFESALIIKLTGVAILGFLLLLAGQIFARRPVIRLQLLLDRQFGSVALMGMVLGMVLYGTSYAIPQFVAVVANYNALQAGHVVLLAGIPSLILMPFTPLLMKYIDIRIAVTFGMLVMAYSCWNDSDLTALSVGGAFTVGQLLRGVGTIFVMLFLNQAAIRSVPPAFAGDASGLFNAARNIGGSVGLAMLATIQDQRLWFHSRRLEETLSANSVAVQDWVAGTAQSMGGTSAAIRSIEGNVQLQALVMTYNDIFWLLALGILIVTPLVLFLRPLPKGAPMAAAH
- a CDS encoding efflux transporter outer membrane subunit, producing MRYPALLPLIALVSACTVRPNYAGPPKVGAANAPSGTFARGSTAVTPAAPTLARWWESLGDPTLDAIEERALADNPNAAIMVARVRQARGTLRQERAKLLPNGSASASYVHAQLPGVDLGGENSSSGNSTSLDFYNAGFDASWEIDLFGGQRRSTQAAGATLQAAEANVADAQVQLTADVAQSYIALRDTQARLAMVSRTADLQRQMLDLTRQRQGRGVASALDVERLEGQFRATQAQIAPMEADAEAYMNALAVLAGQRPGALDDLVKQPNPLPLPPASVAVGDPADLLQRRPDIRAAERQLASATAKIGVAEAARFPKVSFMGLIGIGGTKPGDLANLNDISALVMPQIQWNFLDFGRNAAQVDQAKGVRDEAEARYRQAVLGALKDAEDALTRFGHQRQTLVALAQVKASAERAATLMQQRYHAGTATLIDVLDAERQRASAEQNLAAGTAELSNDYIALQKALGLGWQPSNS